Proteins encoded together in one Cellulomonas gilvus ATCC 13127 window:
- a CDS encoding bifunctional 3'-5' exonuclease/DNA polymerase has translation MLVLLARPARGAHPGAVVHARTLDDAVLAPERAVRWVWADTAAWYPRLLTDGVRVERCLDLRLAHHVLRASAATATSDLARAPRGPFDAGPAEQAAEPDRPPTLFDTDDEPTTEAGQSDADEDACLAEVAAQDAAVAGAATPGRLRLLLAGESAGALAAAEMRHTGLPWDVAAHDAVLRELLGDRPRRGERPGRMAALAAEVRDALDAPHLNPDSLPDVLRALRRVGLDVTSTRKWELQDVDHPAIAPLLAYKKLSRLHSANGWAWLDQWVPDGRFRPEYVVGGVVTGRWGSSGGGALQIPRLLRGAVCADPGWRLVVADAAQLEPRVLAGMARDERMSAAGAGKDLYAGMVDAGVVPERALAKIGMLGALYGGTTGASAAVLPRLLQAYPQAFGAVEAAARAGERGEVVSTLLGRSSPRPDAAWSRVQADALDPDANDRAQSRARAQTRSWGRFTRNFVVQGTAAEWALCWIAELRRRLWALGESTGTPGRAPAPFTARPHLVYFLHDEIVVHTPAGLAAEVAEQVTAAATAAGRLLFGDFPVQFPLSVGAASSYADAKDAARLPWDEPLDQPVDDRADRS, from the coding sequence GTGCTCGTCCTGCTCGCGCGTCCCGCACGCGGCGCCCACCCCGGGGCCGTGGTGCACGCACGCACGCTCGACGATGCGGTGCTCGCCCCGGAGCGCGCGGTCCGGTGGGTGTGGGCGGACACCGCGGCCTGGTACCCGCGGCTGCTGACGGACGGCGTGCGCGTCGAGCGGTGCCTGGACCTGCGGCTCGCGCACCACGTGCTGCGCGCGAGCGCCGCGACCGCCACGTCCGACCTCGCGCGCGCACCCCGGGGGCCGTTCGACGCCGGCCCGGCCGAGCAGGCCGCCGAGCCGGACCGGCCGCCGACGCTGTTCGACACCGACGACGAGCCGACGACCGAGGCCGGGCAGTCGGACGCGGACGAGGACGCGTGCCTCGCGGAGGTCGCGGCGCAGGACGCCGCGGTGGCCGGCGCCGCGACCCCGGGCCGGCTGCGCCTGCTGCTCGCGGGCGAGTCGGCGGGCGCGCTGGCCGCGGCCGAGATGCGGCACACGGGCCTGCCGTGGGACGTGGCGGCGCACGACGCGGTGCTGCGCGAGCTCCTGGGCGACCGGCCACGCCGCGGAGAGCGCCCCGGCCGGATGGCCGCGCTCGCGGCCGAGGTACGCGACGCGCTCGACGCGCCGCACCTGAACCCGGACTCGCTGCCGGACGTGCTGCGCGCGCTGCGGCGCGTCGGGCTCGACGTGACGTCGACCCGGAAGTGGGAGCTGCAGGACGTCGACCACCCCGCGATCGCACCGCTGCTCGCGTACAAGAAGCTCTCGCGCCTGCACAGCGCCAACGGCTGGGCGTGGCTGGACCAGTGGGTCCCGGACGGGCGGTTCCGGCCTGAGTACGTGGTGGGCGGCGTGGTCACGGGCCGCTGGGGCTCGAGCGGCGGCGGCGCGCTGCAGATCCCGCGGCTGCTGCGCGGTGCGGTGTGCGCGGACCCGGGATGGCGCCTCGTCGTCGCGGATGCCGCCCAGCTCGAGCCGCGCGTGCTCGCGGGCATGGCGCGTGACGAGCGGATGTCGGCCGCGGGCGCAGGCAAGGACCTGTATGCGGGCATGGTGGACGCCGGGGTGGTGCCCGAACGCGCGCTCGCCAAGATCGGGATGCTCGGCGCGCTGTACGGCGGGACCACGGGCGCGAGCGCGGCCGTGCTGCCCCGCCTGCTGCAGGCCTACCCGCAGGCGTTCGGCGCGGTCGAGGCCGCGGCGCGCGCGGGTGAGCGCGGAGAGGTGGTCTCCACGCTGCTGGGCCGCAGCTCACCGCGCCCCGACGCCGCGTGGTCACGCGTGCAGGCGGACGCGCTGGACCCCGACGCGAACGACCGCGCGCAGTCCCGCGCCCGCGCGCAGACCCGGTCCTGGGGCCGGTTCACGCGCAACTTCGTGGTGCAGGGCACCGCGGCCGAGTGGGCGCTGTGCTGGATCGCCGAGCTGCGCCGACGCCTGTGGGCGCTGGGCGAGAGCACCGGCACGCCCGGCCGCGCACCCGCGCCGTTCACGGCGCGCCCGCACCTGGTCTACTTCCTGCACGACGAGATCGTGGTGCACACCCCGGCCGGCCTCGCCGCCGAGGTGGCCGAGCAGGTCACGGCGGCCGCGACGGCCGCGGGTCGGCTGCTGTTCGGCGACTTCCCGGTGCAGTTCCCGCTCTCGGTGGGTGCGGCGTCGTCGTACGCGGACGCCAAGGACGCCGCGCGCCTCCCGTGGGACGAGCCGCTGGACCAGCCGGTCGACGACCGGGCCGACCGGTCCTGA
- the cysK gene encoding cysteine synthase A translates to MARIYDDATALIGNTPLVRINKITDGAPATVVGKLEFYNPANSVKDRIGVAIIDAAEASGELKPGGTIVEATSGNTGIALAFVGAARGYKVVLTMPESMSKERRALLRAFGAELILTPAGEGMKGAVNRANEVVAEREGAILARQFANEANPAIHRATTAEEIWADTDGEIDILVAGIGTGGTITGVGQVLKERKPGVKIVAVEPAESPILNGGQPGPHKIQGIGANFVPEILDTSVYDEVIDIDAETAVTYARRAAAEEGLLVGISSGAALAAAKQLAERPENAGKLIVAIIPSFGERYLSTVLYADLLD, encoded by the coding sequence ATGGCACGCATCTACGACGACGCGACCGCGCTCATCGGCAACACCCCGCTGGTCCGCATCAACAAGATCACCGACGGCGCCCCCGCGACGGTCGTCGGCAAGCTCGAGTTCTACAACCCGGCGAACTCGGTCAAGGACCGCATCGGCGTCGCGATCATCGACGCGGCCGAGGCCTCGGGTGAGCTCAAGCCCGGCGGCACGATCGTCGAGGCCACGTCGGGCAACACCGGCATCGCGCTCGCGTTCGTCGGAGCCGCGCGCGGCTACAAGGTCGTGCTGACGATGCCCGAGTCGATGTCCAAGGAGCGGCGTGCGCTGCTGCGGGCGTTCGGCGCCGAGCTGATCCTCACGCCCGCGGGCGAGGGCATGAAGGGTGCGGTCAACCGCGCCAACGAGGTCGTCGCCGAGCGTGAGGGCGCCATCCTGGCCCGCCAGTTCGCCAACGAGGCCAACCCGGCGATCCACCGTGCGACCACGGCCGAGGAGATCTGGGCCGACACCGACGGCGAGATCGACATCCTGGTGGCCGGCATCGGCACGGGCGGCACCATCACGGGCGTCGGCCAGGTGCTCAAGGAGCGCAAGCCGGGCGTCAAGATCGTCGCGGTCGAGCCTGCGGAGTCGCCCATCCTCAACGGCGGCCAGCCCGGCCCGCACAAGATCCAGGGCATCGGCGCCAACTTCGTGCCGGAGATCCTCGACACCTCGGTGTACGACGAGGTCATCGACATCGACGCGGAGACGGCCGTGACCTACGCGCGCCGCGCCGCGGCCGAGGAGGGCCTGCTCGTCGGGATCTCGTCGGGTGCCGCGCTCGCCGCCGCCAAGCAGCTGGCCGAGCGCCCCGAGAACGCGGGCAAGCTGATCGTCGCGATCATCCCGTCGTTCGGCGAGCGCTACCTGTCGACGGTGCTGTACGCCGACCTGCTCGACTGA
- the epsC gene encoding serine O-acetyltransferase EpsC: MPPLQHFVATFREDLEAARRRDPAARSLLEVALAYPGVHAVWTYRVAHAMWREPGLRLPARLLSQLVRALTGIEIHPGARLGRRLFIDHGMGVVIGETAEVGDDVVLFHGSTLGGKSMRHGKRHPTLGDNVVVGAGAKILGPVWIGDGVQVGANAVVIQDVPAGAIAVGVPAQVRLRPVAAPFDAEVDDPAIYI; encoded by the coding sequence ATGCCTCCGCTGCAGCACTTCGTCGCCACGTTCCGCGAGGACCTCGAGGCGGCACGTCGGCGTGACCCCGCGGCACGCTCGTTGCTCGAGGTGGCCCTCGCCTACCCGGGTGTGCACGCGGTGTGGACGTACCGGGTCGCGCACGCGATGTGGCGCGAGCCCGGGCTGCGGCTCCCGGCACGGCTGCTGTCGCAGCTGGTGCGGGCGCTCACGGGCATCGAGATCCACCCCGGCGCACGGCTCGGGCGCCGACTGTTCATCGACCACGGCATGGGCGTGGTCATCGGCGAGACCGCCGAGGTGGGCGACGACGTGGTGCTGTTCCACGGCTCGACGCTCGGCGGCAAGTCCATGCGGCACGGCAAGCGGCACCCGACGCTGGGCGACAACGTCGTGGTCGGCGCCGGCGCCAAGATCCTGGGCCCGGTGTGGATCGGCGACGGCGTCCAGGTGGGCGCCAACGCGGTGGTCATCCAGGACGTCCCCGCGGGGGCGATCGCCGTCGGGGTGCCGGCCCAGGTGCGCCTGCGCCCGGTCGCGGCGCCGTTCGACGCCGAGGTGGACGACCCCGCGATCTACATCTGA
- a CDS encoding NUDIX hydrolase, producing MVKQARVVRVGAYGVVERGGNVLLVRASPRSDVPGTWWLPGGGVEFGEQPAAAVVREVQEETGLRVRVTGPPTVVSDVLEVRDRGIVLHSVRLCYPVAVEGGEERAESDGTSDAIAWLPRPMVASVATLPFVQHVLGLAPADPDAVLVVEDGVVRRRTDEPQM from the coding sequence GTGGTCAAGCAGGCGCGGGTGGTGCGGGTCGGGGCGTACGGCGTGGTCGAGCGCGGCGGGAACGTGCTGCTGGTGCGCGCCAGCCCGCGGTCCGACGTGCCGGGGACGTGGTGGCTGCCCGGCGGCGGCGTGGAGTTCGGCGAGCAGCCCGCGGCCGCCGTGGTGCGTGAGGTGCAGGAGGAGACCGGCCTGCGCGTGCGGGTCACGGGACCGCCCACGGTCGTCTCGGACGTGCTCGAGGTCCGCGACCGCGGCATCGTGCTGCACTCGGTCCGGCTGTGCTACCCGGTCGCGGTCGAGGGCGGCGAGGAACGGGCGGAGTCCGACGGGACGTCGGACGCGATCGCGTGGCTCCCGCGGCCGATGGTCGCGTCGGTCGCGACGCTGCCGTTCGTGCAGCACGTGCTGGGCCTGGCGCCCGCCGACCCCGACGCGGTGCTCGTGGTCGAGGACGGCGTGGTGCGCCGCCGCACCGACGAGCCTCAGATGTAG
- a CDS encoding LLM class F420-dependent oxidoreductase: MRLGYSLGYWSAGPPPHALETVLAAERLGFDSVWTSEAYGSDAFTPLAWWGSRTTSVRLGTAIAQISARTPTATAMAALTLDHLSGGRFVLGLGASGPQVVEGWYGAPYPRPLARTREFVAIVRQVLAREAPVTFAGDFYDLPLPGDQGMGLGKPLKPTVHPLRADLPIHLAAEGPRNVALSAEIADGWLPMFYSPRMDDEYRALLAEGFAARTDGRDPAGFEVVAPVPVVLADSVEAAADQVRPFVALYAGGMGAKGANFHRNVLDRLGYSAVCDEIQAHYLAGDKARAAAAVPVELVRDVALVGTPDDVRAQLPAWRATTITTLVVQGDPRTLPAVAELLRDA; encoded by the coding sequence ATGCGACTGGGCTACTCGCTGGGCTACTGGTCGGCGGGCCCGCCGCCGCACGCGCTGGAGACCGTGCTCGCGGCCGAGCGGCTCGGCTTCGACTCCGTCTGGACGTCCGAGGCCTACGGGTCCGACGCGTTCACCCCGCTCGCGTGGTGGGGCTCGCGCACGACGAGCGTGCGGCTGGGCACCGCGATCGCGCAGATCTCCGCGCGCACGCCCACCGCCACCGCGATGGCGGCGCTCACGCTCGACCATCTCTCGGGTGGGCGGTTCGTGCTCGGGCTCGGGGCGTCGGGGCCGCAGGTGGTCGAGGGCTGGTACGGCGCGCCCTACCCGCGCCCTCTGGCCCGGACGCGCGAGTTCGTCGCGATCGTGCGGCAGGTGCTCGCACGCGAGGCGCCCGTGACGTTCGCGGGCGACTTCTACGACCTGCCGCTGCCGGGCGACCAGGGCATGGGCCTGGGCAAGCCGCTCAAGCCGACCGTGCACCCGCTGCGCGCAGACCTGCCGATCCACCTCGCCGCGGAGGGCCCCCGCAACGTCGCGCTGTCCGCGGAGATCGCGGACGGCTGGCTGCCGATGTTCTACTCGCCGCGCATGGACGACGAGTACCGCGCGCTGCTCGCCGAGGGCTTCGCGGCCCGCACCGACGGCCGCGACCCCGCGGGCTTCGAGGTCGTCGCGCCCGTCCCCGTGGTGCTGGCCGACAGCGTCGAGGCCGCCGCGGACCAGGTGCGCCCGTTCGTCGCGCTGTACGCGGGCGGCATGGGCGCCAAGGGCGCCAACTTCCACCGCAACGTGCTCGACCGGCTCGGCTACTCCGCGGTGTGCGACGAGATCCAGGCGCACTACCTCGCCGGGGACAAGGCCCGTGCCGCCGCCGCCGTGCCCGTCGAGCTCGTGCGCGACGTCGCACTCGTCGGGACGCCCGACGACGTGCGCGCACAGCTGCCCGCGTGGCGCGCGACCACGATCACGACGCTCGTGGTCCAGGGCGACCCCCGCACGCTGCCGGCCGTCGCGGAGCTGCTGCGCGACGCGTGA
- a CDS encoding MGMT family protein, with translation MDDEYLEAVLDLVATIPPGRAMTYGTVAEVVAERFVAAGGRARGGPRQVGQVMARAGSGVPWWRVVNAAGAPPARHATRALTELRGERTPLSADGTRVALRRAIWFPDEPSAHGTG, from the coding sequence GTGGACGACGAGTACCTCGAGGCCGTGCTGGACCTCGTCGCGACGATCCCGCCGGGCCGTGCGATGACGTACGGGACCGTGGCCGAGGTGGTCGCAGAGCGGTTCGTCGCGGCGGGCGGGCGTGCGCGCGGCGGGCCGCGACAGGTCGGTCAGGTGATGGCGCGCGCGGGTTCGGGCGTGCCGTGGTGGCGTGTGGTCAACGCCGCGGGCGCACCACCCGCACGGCACGCCACACGCGCGCTGACCGAGCTGCGCGGCGAGCGCACGCCGTTGTCCGCCGACGGCACGCGCGTCGCGCTGCGCCGGGCGATCTGGTTCCCCGACGAGCCGAGCGCGCACGGCACGGGCTGA
- a CDS encoding GNAT family N-acetyltransferase: MTPLPDGYRIVTVPLDRKDEFRAVNHLAFAFEPDEKTSEIIPDQLEWDRTAAVERPDGTLAAVHASYDFDLPVPGGEVACAGLTWVGVRPDERRRGLLTSMIDFHFARSLERGEAVSALFAAEMPIYGRFGYGSVADDVRLKIPRGARLRDVPGSAELTVRFDTADADRHTDLVHTIHTAGGAGRPGWMPRSSDAMRRGRVVDPPAWRDGGESLRIVTVHDAAGEPRAYALLRRKETWADPGARYPVHVREAVALDAAAAHRLWSFVLDLDLTVEVNTGMLPADDELLHLLVDARGAVPRFSDNLWVRLLDVPTALEARRYSSALDVVLEVTDARLPQNAGRWRLTTGDADASGFTARVTSTDDEPDLRLDVRELAAAYLGGRSLAAYARAGLVTEVAPGTLLRAATAFSWPVAPVCSWVF, from the coding sequence ATGACCCCACTGCCCGACGGCTACCGCATCGTCACCGTGCCCCTGGACCGCAAGGACGAGTTCCGCGCGGTCAACCACCTCGCGTTCGCGTTCGAGCCCGACGAGAAGACCAGCGAGATCATCCCCGACCAGCTCGAGTGGGACCGCACCGCGGCCGTCGAGCGGCCCGACGGCACGCTCGCGGCCGTGCACGCGTCCTACGACTTCGACCTCCCGGTGCCCGGCGGCGAGGTCGCGTGCGCGGGCCTGACGTGGGTGGGTGTGCGGCCCGACGAGCGCCGCCGTGGCCTGCTCACGTCGATGATCGACTTCCACTTCGCGCGGTCGCTCGAGCGCGGCGAGGCCGTCTCGGCGCTGTTCGCGGCCGAGATGCCGATCTACGGCCGGTTCGGCTACGGCTCGGTGGCCGACGACGTGCGGCTCAAGATCCCGCGCGGCGCCCGTCTGCGGGACGTGCCGGGCAGCGCCGAGCTCACGGTGCGGTTCGACACGGCCGACGCCGACCGGCACACCGACCTGGTGCACACGATCCACACCGCGGGCGGCGCGGGCCGGCCCGGCTGGATGCCGCGCTCGTCGGACGCGATGCGTCGCGGACGCGTGGTCGACCCGCCCGCGTGGCGCGACGGGGGCGAGTCGCTGCGCATCGTCACGGTGCACGATGCCGCGGGCGAGCCGCGCGCGTACGCGCTGCTGCGCCGCAAGGAGACGTGGGCCGACCCGGGCGCCCGGTACCCGGTGCACGTGCGCGAGGCGGTCGCGCTCGACGCGGCCGCGGCGCACCGGCTGTGGTCGTTCGTGCTCGACCTGGACCTCACGGTCGAGGTGAACACGGGCATGCTGCCCGCCGACGACGAGCTGCTCCACCTGCTGGTGGACGCGCGCGGCGCCGTGCCGCGGTTCTCGGACAACCTGTGGGTCCGGCTGCTCGACGTGCCGACCGCGCTCGAGGCCCGGCGCTACTCGTCCGCGCTCGACGTGGTGCTCGAGGTCACCGACGCGCGGCTGCCGCAGAACGCGGGCCGGTGGCGCCTCACCACGGGTGACGCGGACGCCAGCGGCTTCACCGCGCGGGTCACCTCGACCGACGACGAGCCCGACCTGCGTCTGGACGTGCGGGAGCTCGCGGCGGCCTACCTGGGCGGCCGCTCGCTGGCCGCGTACGCGCGTGCCGGGCTGGTCACCGAGGTGGCACCCGGGACGCTGCTGCGCGCCGCGACCGCGTTCTCGTGGCCCGTCGCACCGGTGTGCAGCTGGGTGTTCTGA
- a CDS encoding ribose-5-phosphate isomerase: MRIHIGSDHAGYELKVALVEHLRAGGHDVVDHGPAEYDAQDDYPPFCFAAGEAVVAEPGSLGIVLGGSGNGEQIAANKVTGVRAVLAWSLDTARLGRQHNDANVIAIGARQHSVDDAIAMVEAFLAEPFSGDPRHQRRIDLLTAYEAR, encoded by the coding sequence ATGCGCATCCACATCGGATCTGATCACGCGGGGTACGAGCTCAAGGTCGCGCTCGTCGAGCACCTGCGGGCCGGTGGCCACGACGTCGTGGACCACGGGCCGGCGGAGTACGACGCCCAGGACGACTACCCCCCGTTCTGCTTCGCGGCCGGTGAGGCCGTGGTGGCCGAGCCGGGGTCGCTCGGCATCGTGCTCGGCGGCTCGGGCAACGGCGAGCAGATCGCCGCGAACAAGGTGACCGGCGTGCGCGCGGTGCTCGCATGGAGCCTGGACACCGCGCGTCTGGGCCGGCAGCACAACGACGCGAACGTCATCGCGATCGGTGCGCGTCAGCACTCGGTCGACGACGCGATCGCGATGGTCGAGGCGTTCCTGGCCGAGCCGTTCAGCGGCGACCCGCGCCACCAGCGCCGCATCGACCTGCTCACGGCGTACGAGGCGCGCTGA
- a CDS encoding M13 family metallopeptidase translates to MTRSGLDLTDLDPDVRPQDDLYRHVNGRWIAQHVIPADRAMDGTFRTLHDAAEAQVREIIADLGAQAGDGTGAGAKVGAVFASFMDTDAIEAAGLAPLRTDLALVEAATTQAELTGALGALQRTGAGGAFGFWVDNDADDPERYVVYLHQGGLGLPDEAYYRDEQYAHLLAAYGPHVARMLLLAQVAADQEDADRLAGLVVGLETRLAAAHWDVVKDRDADLTYNPTTLAALAERAPGFDWHAWALALGAPEGSLDHLVVREPDFADAFARLWADEPLETWRAWLSYHVVSDRAPYLTQELVEANFAFYGRTLTGAQELRDRWKRGVSLVQGVLGEAVGEVYVERHFPPSHKERMDALVGYLVEAYRESITELDWMSEETRAKALAKLDAFTPKIGYPVRWRDYSALRVDAGDLLGNVRAANVFELERELGKIGRPIDRDEWFMTPQTVNAYYNPGMNEIVFPAAILQPPFFDADADDAVNFGAIGAVIGHEIGHGFDDQGSKYDGAGRLEDWWTADDRAEFERRTRALVAQYDAFSPAQLDGTHHVNGELTIGENIGDLGGLSIALRAYRIALGHALEDAPVIDGLTAAQRFFLGWAQAWRTKGRDEEVARRLATDPHAPDEFRCNGVVSNVPEFYTAFDVQPTDALYVAPEDRVRIW, encoded by the coding sequence ATGACGCGCAGCGGACTCGACCTGACCGACCTCGACCCCGACGTCCGCCCGCAGGACGACCTGTACCGGCACGTGAACGGGCGCTGGATCGCGCAGCACGTGATCCCGGCCGACCGCGCGATGGACGGCACGTTCCGCACGCTGCACGACGCGGCCGAGGCGCAGGTGCGCGAGATCATCGCCGACCTGGGCGCGCAGGCGGGCGACGGCACGGGTGCGGGTGCGAAGGTCGGCGCCGTGTTCGCGAGCTTCATGGACACCGACGCGATCGAGGCCGCGGGGCTCGCGCCGCTGCGCACCGACCTCGCGCTCGTGGAGGCCGCGACCACGCAGGCCGAGCTCACCGGAGCGCTCGGCGCGCTGCAGCGCACGGGTGCGGGCGGCGCGTTCGGTTTCTGGGTGGACAACGACGCCGACGACCCCGAGCGCTACGTCGTCTACCTGCACCAGGGCGGCCTGGGGCTGCCCGACGAGGCGTACTACCGCGACGAGCAGTACGCGCACCTGCTGGCGGCGTACGGCCCGCACGTCGCGCGCATGCTGCTGCTCGCCCAGGTCGCGGCGGACCAGGAGGACGCCGACCGGCTCGCGGGGCTCGTCGTCGGGCTCGAGACCCGGCTCGCCGCGGCGCACTGGGACGTGGTCAAGGACCGCGACGCGGACCTGACGTACAACCCGACGACGCTCGCGGCGCTCGCCGAGCGCGCACCGGGCTTCGACTGGCACGCGTGGGCGCTCGCGCTCGGCGCCCCGGAGGGCTCACTCGACCACCTGGTGGTGCGCGAGCCCGACTTCGCGGACGCGTTCGCACGGCTGTGGGCCGACGAGCCGCTCGAGACGTGGCGCGCGTGGCTGTCCTACCACGTGGTCAGCGACCGCGCGCCGTACCTCACGCAGGAGCTGGTCGAGGCGAACTTCGCGTTCTACGGCCGGACGCTGACGGGCGCGCAGGAGCTGCGGGACCGCTGGAAGCGCGGCGTCTCGCTGGTCCAGGGCGTGCTGGGCGAGGCCGTGGGCGAGGTGTACGTCGAGCGGCACTTCCCGCCGTCGCACAAGGAGCGCATGGACGCGCTGGTCGGCTACCTGGTCGAGGCGTACCGCGAGTCGATCACGGAGCTCGACTGGATGAGCGAGGAGACGCGCGCCAAGGCCCTGGCCAAGCTCGACGCGTTCACGCCCAAGATCGGCTACCCCGTCCGCTGGCGCGACTACTCGGCGCTGCGGGTCGACGCGGGCGACCTGCTCGGCAACGTGCGGGCCGCCAACGTGTTCGAGCTCGAGCGCGAGCTGGGCAAGATCGGCCGGCCCATCGACCGCGACGAGTGGTTCATGACGCCGCAGACCGTCAACGCGTACTACAACCCGGGCATGAACGAGATCGTCTTCCCCGCCGCGATCCTGCAGCCGCCGTTCTTCGACGCGGACGCCGACGACGCCGTGAACTTCGGCGCGATCGGCGCGGTCATCGGGCACGAGATCGGCCACGGGTTCGACGACCAGGGCAGCAAGTACGACGGCGCCGGGCGCCTCGAGGACTGGTGGACGGCCGACGACCGCGCGGAGTTCGAGCGCCGCACGCGCGCGCTCGTCGCGCAGTACGACGCGTTCTCGCCCGCGCAGCTCGACGGCACGCACCACGTCAACGGCGAGCTGACGATCGGCGAGAACATCGGCGACCTCGGGGGGCTGTCGATCGCGCTGCGCGCCTACCGCATCGCGCTCGGCCACGCGCTCGAGGACGCGCCGGTGATCGACGGGCTCACCGCGGCGCAGCGGTTCTTCCTGGGGTGGGCGCAGGCGTGGCGCACCAAGGGCCGCGACGAGGAGGTCGCCCGCCGGCTCGCGACGGACCCGCACGCACCCGACGAGTTCCGCTGCAACGGCGTGGTGTCCAACGTGCCGGAGTTCTACACCGCGTTCGACGTGCAGCCGACCGACGCGCTGTACGTGGCGCCCGAGGACCGCGTCCGCATCTGGTGA
- a CDS encoding mycothiol-dependent nitroreductase Rv2466c family protein, with product MPSTTPVVDFWFDPACPWAWMTSRWIDEVAQHRDIEVRWHVMSLSVLNEGRADLPERYVRLMAEGWAPVRVLVAAARDHGPQVLKPLYDAIGTRRHPGGRTDGDAILAEALAEVGLPAELAAVGATTEVDDLLRASHAEAIALVGDEVGTPVVAIDGVGYFGPVVTPAPTGQAALDLFDGLVLMTRVPGFYELKRTRTSGPVFG from the coding sequence ATGCCCAGCACCACCCCCGTCGTCGACTTCTGGTTCGACCCCGCGTGCCCGTGGGCGTGGATGACGTCGCGCTGGATCGACGAGGTCGCGCAGCACCGGGACATCGAGGTGCGGTGGCACGTCATGAGCCTGTCGGTGCTCAACGAGGGCCGTGCGGACCTGCCCGAGCGCTACGTCCGGCTCATGGCCGAGGGCTGGGCGCCCGTGCGCGTCCTGGTCGCCGCCGCCCGCGACCACGGGCCCCAGGTGCTCAAGCCGCTGTACGACGCGATCGGGACGCGCCGCCACCCGGGCGGCCGCACGGACGGCGACGCGATCCTGGCCGAGGCGCTCGCAGAGGTCGGCCTGCCGGCCGAGCTCGCCGCCGTGGGGGCGACCACCGAGGTCGACGACCTGCTGCGTGCGTCGCACGCCGAGGCCATCGCGCTCGTCGGCGACGAGGTGGGCACGCCGGTCGTCGCGATCGACGGCGTCGGCTACTTCGGCCCCGTCGTGACCCCGGCGCCGACCGGGCAGGCCGCGCTCGACCTGTTCGACGGGCTGGTGCTCATGACGCGCGTGCCGGGCTTCTACGAGCTCAAGCGCACGCGCACGTCGGGCCCCGTGTTCGGCTGA
- a CDS encoding ABC transporter ATP-binding protein, which produces MTIAPAVEAPRAARADEPWGARGLTIAFDRGGTVVDALDLAVRPGELVAVLGPSGCGKSTLLRVLADLPAPGTRVLAGTVHRPDAVPPAPAVAWLPQRDGLLPWRRALANATLGAQIAGVDLGAARERARELFTVFGLAGYERAWPHELSGGMRQRLALLRTCLVGARLLLLDEPFGALDALTRRRMNAWLADLDLRAAAGGTEPSAVVLVTHDVDEALTLADRVLVLSARPARLVLELDVQGAAGADGDEDARRRVLAALDAAADDDHVAARGGRPGMGGARRGLSREAAGRPGAPDRAHDRSENA; this is translated from the coding sequence GTGACCATCGCACCGGCCGTCGAGGCCCCGCGCGCCGCGCGCGCCGACGAGCCGTGGGGCGCGCGCGGCCTGACGATCGCGTTCGACCGGGGCGGCACCGTGGTCGACGCGCTCGACCTCGCGGTGCGCCCGGGGGAGCTGGTCGCGGTGCTGGGGCCGTCGGGCTGCGGCAAGTCCACGCTGCTGCGCGTGCTCGCGGATCTGCCGGCACCCGGCACGCGCGTGCTGGCCGGCACCGTGCACCGGCCGGACGCGGTCCCGCCCGCACCCGCGGTCGCGTGGCTGCCGCAGCGCGACGGGCTGCTCCCGTGGCGCCGTGCGCTCGCGAACGCGACGCTCGGCGCTCAGATCGCGGGCGTGGACCTGGGCGCCGCACGTGAGCGTGCGCGCGAGCTGTTCACCGTGTTCGGGCTGGCCGGGTACGAGCGCGCGTGGCCGCACGAGCTGTCGGGTGGCATGCGACAGCGGCTCGCGCTGCTGCGCACGTGCCTCGTGGGCGCGCGCCTGCTGCTGCTCGACGAGCCGTTCGGCGCGCTCGACGCGCTTACGCGGCGCCGGATGAACGCGTGGCTGGCCGACCTCGACCTGCGCGCCGCGGCGGGCGGCACCGAGCCGTCGGCCGTGGTGCTCGTGACGCACGACGTCGACGAGGCGCTGACGCTCGCGGACCGCGTCCTGGTCCTCAGCGCGCGGCCCGCGCGCCTGGTCCTCGAGCTCGACGTGCAGGGTGCGGCCGGTGCGGACGGCGACGAGGACGCGCGCAGGCGCGTGCTCGCAGCGCTCGACGCCGCGGCCGACGACGACCACGTCGCGGCGCGTGGGGGCCGTCCGGGAATGGGCGGCGCTCGTCGGGGATTGTCACGTGAGGCGGCGGGGCGACCCGGCGCACCTGACCGTGCCCACGACCGATCGGAGAACGCCTGA